The following are encoded in a window of Brevibacillus sp. DP1.3A genomic DNA:
- a CDS encoding branched-chain amino acid ABC transporter substrate-binding protein — MKKWGSVIVAAMLTLTLAVAGCANQGASTGGADASEILVGVILPITGNNATDGKDMQNAIEMAVKKINDSGGVVGKKLKIEVADDGCDPQMATTAANKLVSQNVVAVVGGYCSGATLPSSGVFKNANIPMIVPAANSAKLPAQGYDTLFLINGLTPDQAQTAADYMAANQAKKVVLIHDNSAYAKDLADFAKASVEKSGGSVIAYEAINPEEKDFSALVTKIKGLQPDATYFTGYYAAGGLMVKQFKQKGVSGLFFAGDGSFSEDVIKIAGTDNAEGLLITATPTSEFIEGAEAFTSEYKQTYNNLAPGPFSALSYNAVNLLADAIGRANSTDRDAIKKAIKETKDFKALGQTISFNAQNTLDTSNFAVLKVTSGKFTLAK; from the coding sequence ATGAAAAAGTGGGGAAGCGTGATAGTTGCAGCGATGTTGACTCTAACGCTTGCTGTAGCGGGATGTGCCAATCAAGGAGCTTCTACTGGAGGTGCAGACGCTAGCGAGATACTCGTCGGTGTGATTTTACCAATAACTGGTAATAATGCAACGGATGGAAAAGACATGCAAAACGCCATCGAAATGGCTGTCAAAAAAATAAACGACAGCGGCGGAGTTGTTGGAAAAAAATTGAAGATCGAAGTAGCTGATGATGGCTGCGATCCACAAATGGCGACGACAGCAGCCAATAAGCTGGTCTCTCAAAACGTAGTAGCTGTCGTCGGTGGCTACTGCTCAGGTGCGACATTGCCCTCATCGGGTGTATTCAAAAACGCCAACATTCCCATGATCGTTCCCGCAGCCAACTCAGCCAAATTACCCGCTCAAGGCTATGACACCCTCTTTTTGATCAATGGCCTAACCCCAGATCAAGCACAAACCGCAGCAGATTACATGGCAGCGAACCAGGCGAAAAAAGTCGTGCTCATCCATGACAATTCTGCCTACGCCAAAGACCTGGCCGATTTTGCCAAAGCGTCCGTTGAGAAATCCGGCGGAAGCGTCATTGCGTACGAAGCGATCAACCCCGAAGAAAAAGATTTCAGTGCGCTGGTCACAAAAATAAAAGGTCTCCAGCCTGACGCGACGTATTTTACCGGCTATTATGCGGCTGGCGGACTCATGGTCAAGCAATTCAAGCAAAAAGGCGTTTCCGGTCTGTTCTTCGCAGGCGATGGCTCATTTAGTGAGGACGTCATCAAGATTGCAGGCACAGACAATGCGGAAGGGCTTTTGATTACCGCGACCCCTACATCGGAATTCATCGAGGGGGCAGAAGCGTTCACTTCTGAGTACAAGCAGACGTACAACAACTTGGCACCGGGGCCTTTCTCAGCGTTGAGCTACAATGCGGTCAATCTGCTGGCAGATGCGATTGGGCGGGCGAACTCGACTGATCGTGACGCCATCAAAAAAGCGATCAAAGAAACAAAGGATTTCAAGGCGCTCGGACAAACGATCTCGTTCAACGCCCAAAATACGCTGGATACCTCCAACTTCGCCGTTTTGAAAGTGACGAGTGGCAAGTTCACATTAGCGAAGTAG
- a CDS encoding branched-chain amino acid ABC transporter permease, translating into MDILVQTLADGLVIGAFYSLIALGYTMVFGIIKLLNFAHGDLYMLGAFVGYTLLSVLGGDSSGAGLMGILIVLLLTMVIVGVIGMGIERVAYRPLLLAPRLSILITAIGVSLFLENGSMIVWGAQYQVYPLQLSHDGISLLGAKITYVQIGLVVISALLMLSLHLFINHSLYGKAMRAIALDQTACHLMGIHVHKVIGLTFFIGASLAAGAGTMAGAYYGTVNFMMGFIIGLKAFTAAVLGGIGSIPGAMLGGLLLGMMETAGTFIFGGSWKDVVAFSLLILILVLKPTGIMGEKVTERM; encoded by the coding sequence ATGGATATTCTCGTCCAAACACTGGCGGACGGATTGGTCATCGGTGCTTTTTACAGTTTGATCGCATTGGGTTACACGATGGTTTTTGGCATTATCAAGCTGCTTAACTTCGCGCATGGCGATTTGTACATGCTCGGTGCATTTGTCGGTTATACCTTGCTCAGCGTGCTCGGCGGAGACTCTTCTGGGGCAGGCTTGATGGGAATATTGATTGTCTTATTGCTGACGATGGTGATTGTCGGCGTCATCGGGATGGGGATTGAGAGGGTGGCTTATCGGCCCCTCTTGTTGGCTCCACGTCTCTCGATCCTGATTACGGCAATTGGTGTCTCTCTTTTTTTGGAAAACGGCTCGATGATTGTTTGGGGAGCGCAGTATCAAGTGTATCCCTTGCAGCTTTCTCACGACGGCATTAGCCTGCTAGGGGCCAAAATCACATATGTCCAAATCGGGCTTGTCGTCATCTCGGCACTTTTAATGCTGAGCTTGCATCTATTCATCAATCACTCGCTGTACGGCAAGGCTATGCGGGCGATTGCGCTCGACCAGACGGCTTGTCATTTAATGGGCATCCATGTGCATAAAGTCATTGGCTTGACCTTTTTCATCGGTGCTTCATTGGCAGCAGGTGCAGGCACGATGGCAGGTGCTTATTACGGAACCGTCAATTTCATGATGGGCTTTATCATTGGACTCAAGGCATTTACGGCGGCGGTTTTGGGCGGAATTGGCAGCATTCCGGGAGCGATGCTGGGCGGGCTGCTGCTCGGGATGATGGAGACAGCCGGAACATTTATTTTCGGCGGTTCATGGAAGGACGTCGTGGCGTTTTCCCTGTTGATCCTGATTCTCGTATTAAAGCCAACGGGCATCATGGGTGAGAAAGTGACAGAGAGGATGTAG
- a CDS encoding branched-chain amino acid ABC transporter permease, with protein sequence MNPSRKKIAVVLLLAVACVLPFLSNNYWLDVATLALFYVVLAQGLNVVVGFAGLLDLGYAAFFAVGAYTTGILMTVYQWSFWLTLPVAMVFAAIVGVIIGAPTLRLRSDYLAIVTLGFGEIIRILAINLTITGSASGIYGIQRPSIGGYVLGGQIDFYYLILIIAVLAVVAVKRLGTSRIGRAWMYIREDEDAAEAMGINRINMKLMAYSIGAVIGSLAGSVFAVKMSAIAPLSFSFTQSIMILLAVVLGGLGSIPGVVLGAVLVIALPELLRSVEDWRYLIFGAALVAMMLFRPQGLWPARYEMKRGARHGETEEATEGGSGNDVKLDSEKCNA encoded by the coding sequence ATGAATCCATCTCGAAAAAAAATCGCTGTTGTCCTGTTGCTCGCCGTCGCGTGTGTACTGCCGTTTCTGTCCAATAACTACTGGCTGGATGTTGCGACACTTGCCTTGTTCTACGTTGTCTTGGCCCAGGGGCTGAATGTGGTAGTCGGCTTTGCCGGATTACTCGACTTGGGCTACGCTGCATTTTTTGCCGTAGGCGCTTATACGACAGGCATTCTAATGACGGTCTATCAATGGTCGTTTTGGCTGACCTTGCCTGTGGCCATGGTATTTGCGGCTATTGTGGGTGTGATTATCGGGGCGCCGACACTTCGGCTACGCAGTGACTACCTGGCAATCGTCACCCTCGGCTTTGGGGAAATCATTCGTATTTTAGCGATTAATCTTACGATTACCGGATCAGCTTCAGGCATTTACGGAATCCAGCGTCCTTCTATTGGGGGCTATGTTCTTGGCGGCCAGATCGACTTTTACTATTTGATCTTGATCATTGCTGTTTTGGCGGTCGTGGCTGTAAAACGGTTGGGCACATCACGCATCGGGAGGGCGTGGATGTATATCCGCGAGGACGAGGATGCTGCCGAAGCGATGGGCATTAACCGGATTAATATGAAGCTGATGGCGTATTCGATCGGAGCTGTCATCGGGAGTTTGGCTGGTTCTGTTTTTGCTGTCAAAATGAGTGCGATTGCGCCGCTCAGCTTTAGCTTTACCCAGTCCATCATGATACTTCTGGCAGTGGTATTGGGAGGCTTGGGCAGCATTCCTGGCGTCGTCTTGGGCGCCGTGCTGGTCATTGCTTTGCCGGAGCTGCTGCGCTCAGTGGAAGATTGGCGGTATTTGATCTTCGGCGCCGCGCTGGTCGCGATGATGCTGTTTCGCCCCCAAGGACTGTGGCCTGCCCGCTATGAGATGAAACGAGGCGCTAGACATGGCGAGACCGAGGAGGCTACGGAAGGGGGCAGCGGTAATGACGTCAAGCTTGACAGTGAAAAATGTAACGCTTAA
- a CDS encoding ABC transporter ATP-binding protein, with amino-acid sequence MTSSLTVKNVTLKFGGLTAVNDLSFAISPGSISSIIGPNGAGKTSVFNMITGFYRPTAGQINLEGNQLVGKKPSQITQLGMARTFQNLRLFPNLTVLDNVKSGMHSRTSQTVWGALWQTRAQRREEQLIEDTARDCLRFLGMEDSCWRIAKNLPYGAQRYLEIARALATKPRVLLLDEPAAGLNYEEKEDLIALIKRIRTHYELTVLIIEHDMGLIKKISEKVIVLDYGQKIAEGTPEDVLSNPRVVEAYLGKEEEAI; translated from the coding sequence ATGACGTCAAGCTTGACAGTGAAAAATGTAACGCTTAAATTCGGCGGTCTGACTGCGGTAAACGATTTGTCTTTTGCTATCAGCCCAGGCTCGATCAGCAGTATCATTGGCCCGAATGGAGCGGGGAAAACATCCGTTTTTAACATGATCACCGGATTCTACCGTCCGACAGCGGGGCAGATCAACCTTGAAGGCAACCAGCTCGTGGGAAAAAAGCCAAGCCAAATCACACAACTCGGCATGGCGCGAACGTTTCAAAACTTGCGGCTGTTTCCGAATTTGACGGTCTTGGATAATGTCAAATCAGGCATGCACAGCCGCACGAGCCAAACCGTCTGGGGAGCACTATGGCAGACTAGGGCACAGCGACGAGAGGAACAGTTGATCGAGGATACGGCAAGAGACTGCCTTCGCTTCTTGGGGATGGAAGACAGTTGTTGGCGCATTGCCAAAAACTTGCCGTATGGTGCTCAGCGTTATTTGGAAATCGCGCGGGCCTTAGCTACCAAGCCGCGAGTATTGCTCCTCGATGAGCCTGCTGCGGGGCTGAATTATGAGGAGAAGGAAGACCTGATTGCTTTGATCAAGCGAATCCGCACCCATTACGAGTTGACAGTGCTGATCATCGAGCACGATATGGGTTTGATCAAAAAAATATCGGAAAAAGTAATCGTCCTCGACTACGGACAGAAGATCGCAGAGGGAACTCCCGAGGATGTACTCAGTAATCCGCGTGTCGTAGAGGCCTACCTCGGAAAGGAGGAGGAGGCAATATGA
- a CDS encoding ABC transporter ATP-binding protein, with the protein MTPLLTISGIHSFYGKIEALKGIDLHVHEGEIVALLGSNGAGKSTTLKTISGIVRPSSGDVLLHGKSLVGWAPHQIVEAGIIHVPEGRRIFSGLTVRENLELGGFTQRKEKAAIAEGIEQAFALFPRLKERSEQMGGTLSGGEQQMLAICRGLMARPKLLMLDEPSMGLAPIIVVEIMNIIREINRQGTTILLIEQNAKAALKLAHRGYVMETGRIVMENRADVLRADDSIVKAYLGA; encoded by the coding sequence ATGACACCACTTTTGACGATCAGCGGCATTCATTCGTTTTACGGAAAAATTGAAGCGCTCAAAGGTATCGACCTGCATGTGCATGAAGGAGAGATTGTCGCATTGCTAGGCAGCAATGGTGCAGGCAAGAGCACGACACTCAAAACGATTTCTGGAATCGTTCGACCAAGCAGTGGAGATGTCTTGCTTCATGGAAAGAGTCTCGTAGGCTGGGCTCCTCACCAGATTGTCGAGGCTGGCATCATCCATGTACCAGAAGGCAGGCGGATATTTTCTGGCTTGACTGTGCGTGAAAATTTGGAGCTAGGTGGTTTTACACAGAGAAAAGAGAAGGCGGCCATCGCAGAGGGGATTGAGCAGGCATTCGCGCTGTTCCCTCGATTGAAGGAGCGGAGTGAACAAATGGGAGGAACGCTGAGCGGAGGCGAGCAGCAAATGCTCGCAATCTGCCGCGGTCTCATGGCACGTCCAAAGCTCTTGATGCTAGATGAGCCGTCGATGGGGCTTGCCCCGATTATTGTGGTTGAGATCATGAATATAATCAGAGAAATAAACAGGCAAGGCACGACGATTCTTTTGATCGAACAAAATGCCAAGGCAGCGTTGAAGCTTGCTCATCGCGGCTATGTAATGGAGACAGGGCGCATCGTCATGGAAAATAGGGCAGACGTTCTCAGGGCCGATGATTCGATCGTCAAGGCGTATTTGGGCGCGTAG